One Vespa crabro chromosome 1, iyVesCrab1.2, whole genome shotgun sequence genomic region harbors:
- the LOC124425661 gene encoding negative elongation factor A-like isoform X2, with translation MANVRDSDTSLWLHNKLGTSNDSWTGSSICSQLNAEVLRNIKDCFPDLQTQVKLKLLLSFFHIPRRNVEEWRVELEEIIEVASLDNEHRPIFGELVNDLRKLLKKQNDPAMLPLECHYLNKTALVSVVGQQPAAVKHFTLKRKPKSAALRAELLQKSRDAASNLKKSTAPTVPVRSRGMPRKMTDTTPLKGIPSRVPTSGFRSPSLTSSSMSNRTPISSRSRKDGGIKLLDINEQPLGYAQAKKRKRMMELEEQQKKVAEAQAAAAAAASTNATTVETPATPEYAQGLTSINPPSTPVAPVSTVQSYVAPTTPSGVTPATTSQTPTTPSTPTVPSTVLPVTTPTVISPIESTPVGVQTVRPAQTVTQIRIQTTAQPANAAANTRKGLSLTREQMLEAQEMFRTANKVTRPEKALILGFMAGSRDNPCPKLGNIVTVMLSENIEEVTQADGTTVPMLVETHFQMNYTNGEWKRIKKNRRIVTDESTSASAPTPNPTATASN, from the exons ATGGCGAATGTGAGGGACAGTGATACGTCGTTGTGGCTTCATAACAAGCTTGGAACATCAAATGATAGTTGGACTGGTAGCTCAATCTGTTCTCAATTGAACGCTGAGGTTTTACGAAATATCAAAGATTGTTTTCCAGATCTACAGACACAAGTTAAGCTTAAATtacttctttcgttcttccaCATACCTAGGCGGAATGTTGAAGAG TGGCGCGTTGAGTTGGAAGAGATCATTGAAGTTGCATCACTGGACA ATGAACATAGACCTATTTTTGGAGAATTAGTTAATGATCTacgaaaattattgaaaaagcaGAATGATCCTGCTATGCTTCCGTTGGAATGTCATTATTTGAATAAAACGGCATTGGTATCTGTGGTAGGTCAACAACCTGCAGCAGTGAAACACtttacattaaaaagaaagccAAAAAGTGCAGCTTTAAGAGCAGAACTGTTACAGAAGAGTAGAGATGCTGcgagtaatttaaaaaagagtaCAGCTCCCACTGTACCAGTACGAAGTAGAGGAATGCCAAGAAAAATGACAGACACAA cACCTCTTAAAGGTATTCCTAGCAGAGTTCCAACAAGTGGATTTCGTTCTCCTTCTCTTACAAGCTCTTCTATGTCCAATAGAACACCTATCAGTAGTAGAAGTCGTAAGGACGGTGGTATTAAATTATTGGATATTAATGAGCAACCTCTTGGATATGCTCAAgctaagaaaagaaagcgtATGATGGAGTTAGAAGAACAACAGAAAAAGGTTGCAGAAGCTCAAGCAGCAGCGGCAGCTGCAGCTTCAACAAATGCAACCACGGTAGAAACACCAGCAACACCGGAATATGCACAAGGATTAACATCAATTAATCCGCCTTCCACTCCAGTTGCACCGGTTTCCACCGTACAATCTTATGTGGCACCTACCACTCCAAGTGGAGTTACACCCGCGACTACATCGCAAACTC CTACTACACCGTCTACACCTACAGTGCCAAGTACCGTATTACCAGTAACAACGCCGACAGTTATATCCCCTATAGAAAGTACACCTGTAGGTGTACAGACCGTTAGGCCAGCGCAGACAGTAACGCAAATTCGTATACAAACAACTGCACAACCTGCTAACGCAGCAGCAAATACGAGAAAGGGATTATCTCTAACG cgAGAACAAATGCTAGAAGCTCAAGAAATGTTTAGAACGGCTAATAAAGTGACCCGACCGGAGAAGGCATTGATCTTAGGATTTATGGCTGGTTCcagag aCAATCCTTGTCCTAAGTTGGGCAATATAGTAACGGTAATGCTTTCGGAGAATATAGAAGAGGTAACTCAGGCAGATGGTACGACAGTACCGATGTTAGTTGAGACGCACTTCCAAATGAATTATACAAACGGTGAATGgaagaggataaagaaaaatcggcGTATTGTTACGGACGAGTCTACCTCAGCGTCAGCTCCTACCCCTAATCCAACTGCTACAGCTtccaattaa
- the LOC124425661 gene encoding negative elongation factor A-like isoform X1, with protein MANVRDSDTSLWLHNKLGTSNDSWTGSSICSQLNAEVLRNIKDCFPDLQTQVKLKLLLSFFHIPRRNVEEWRVELEEIIEVASLDSELWVSMLSEAMKTFPSTGSLNTDITDLDEHRPIFGELVNDLRKLLKKQNDPAMLPLECHYLNKTALVSVVGQQPAAVKHFTLKRKPKSAALRAELLQKSRDAASNLKKSTAPTVPVRSRGMPRKMTDTTPLKGIPSRVPTSGFRSPSLTSSSMSNRTPISSRSRKDGGIKLLDINEQPLGYAQAKKRKRMMELEEQQKKVAEAQAAAAAAASTNATTVETPATPEYAQGLTSINPPSTPVAPVSTVQSYVAPTTPSGVTPATTSQTPTTPSTPTVPSTVLPVTTPTVISPIESTPVGVQTVRPAQTVTQIRIQTTAQPANAAANTRKGLSLTREQMLEAQEMFRTANKVTRPEKALILGFMAGSRDNPCPKLGNIVTVMLSENIEEVTQADGTTVPMLVETHFQMNYTNGEWKRIKKNRRIVTDESTSASAPTPNPTATASN; from the exons ATGGCGAATGTGAGGGACAGTGATACGTCGTTGTGGCTTCATAACAAGCTTGGAACATCAAATGATAGTTGGACTGGTAGCTCAATCTGTTCTCAATTGAACGCTGAGGTTTTACGAAATATCAAAGATTGTTTTCCAGATCTACAGACACAAGTTAAGCTTAAATtacttctttcgttcttccaCATACCTAGGCGGAATGTTGAAGAG TGGCGCGTTGAGTTGGAAGAGATCATTGAAGTTGCATCACTGGACAGTGAGTTATGGGTTTCAATGCTATCCGAAGCGATGAAGACGTTTCCTTCTACAGGATCATTAAATACAGATATTACTGATTTAGATGAACATAGACCTATTTTTGGAGAATTAGTTAATGATCTacgaaaattattgaaaaagcaGAATGATCCTGCTATGCTTCCGTTGGAATGTCATTATTTGAATAAAACGGCATTGGTATCTGTGGTAGGTCAACAACCTGCAGCAGTGAAACACtttacattaaaaagaaagccAAAAAGTGCAGCTTTAAGAGCAGAACTGTTACAGAAGAGTAGAGATGCTGcgagtaatttaaaaaagagtaCAGCTCCCACTGTACCAGTACGAAGTAGAGGAATGCCAAGAAAAATGACAGACACAA cACCTCTTAAAGGTATTCCTAGCAGAGTTCCAACAAGTGGATTTCGTTCTCCTTCTCTTACAAGCTCTTCTATGTCCAATAGAACACCTATCAGTAGTAGAAGTCGTAAGGACGGTGGTATTAAATTATTGGATATTAATGAGCAACCTCTTGGATATGCTCAAgctaagaaaagaaagcgtATGATGGAGTTAGAAGAACAACAGAAAAAGGTTGCAGAAGCTCAAGCAGCAGCGGCAGCTGCAGCTTCAACAAATGCAACCACGGTAGAAACACCAGCAACACCGGAATATGCACAAGGATTAACATCAATTAATCCGCCTTCCACTCCAGTTGCACCGGTTTCCACCGTACAATCTTATGTGGCACCTACCACTCCAAGTGGAGTTACACCCGCGACTACATCGCAAACTC CTACTACACCGTCTACACCTACAGTGCCAAGTACCGTATTACCAGTAACAACGCCGACAGTTATATCCCCTATAGAAAGTACACCTGTAGGTGTACAGACCGTTAGGCCAGCGCAGACAGTAACGCAAATTCGTATACAAACAACTGCACAACCTGCTAACGCAGCAGCAAATACGAGAAAGGGATTATCTCTAACG cgAGAACAAATGCTAGAAGCTCAAGAAATGTTTAGAACGGCTAATAAAGTGACCCGACCGGAGAAGGCATTGATCTTAGGATTTATGGCTGGTTCcagag aCAATCCTTGTCCTAAGTTGGGCAATATAGTAACGGTAATGCTTTCGGAGAATATAGAAGAGGTAACTCAGGCAGATGGTACGACAGTACCGATGTTAGTTGAGACGCACTTCCAAATGAATTATACAAACGGTGAATGgaagaggataaagaaaaatcggcGTATTGTTACGGACGAGTCTACCTCAGCGTCAGCTCCTACCCCTAATCCAACTGCTACAGCTtccaattaa
- the LOC124431465 gene encoding uncharacterized protein LOC124431465 — MYAAAGGASIASRRKQKRLQLYKRGAEGGPGTARRIKTTLTNQTVIRTTTTTTTNKFAHQHQHQHQHHHHHHHHHHHHQHQHQHHHHHHQHVVQSPFAAQAPQSSQFHTGIDRQQRSRVEKCQQLAPVSPIQFPISPPPLSLESSGSVTCATNKPNSFPFPPPSILDLRISPTSTPELQCQGAGKVAWQGCNRSSPLPLFPNLPHGCRGGDGYKTKQCEAHRRWMKRNRIRDASYCYGSSGEDDDDDISGSVNRRRAEVNAAVNTVLYAGLGATALGLVISFVGTGEKGFLSPELKLIGPSLLCAGLLCCLFRVLLCLCLCRCGECRWCLCKQSRNKKEKEKQKTETRPSGPMQTASLLSPVPQQPATHSSCQVSSSAKGHELLLSPAQLPE; from the exons ATGTACGCTGCAGCGGGTGGTGCAAGTATTGCAAGTCGGAGGAAGCAAAAGCGTCTGCAATTATATAAACGTGGGGCCGAAGGTGGTCCAGGAACGGCAAGAAGAATCAAGACAACTCTGACGAATCAAACGGTGATAAGGACAACAactacgacgacaacgaaCAAGTTCGCTcatcagcatcagcatcagcatcagcaccaccaccaccaccaccaccaccaccatcatcatcaacaccaacaccaacaccaccaccaccaccaccaacacgTTGTCCAATCACCCTTCGCGGCACAAGCACCACAATCATCCCAATTCCATACGGGCATCGATCGACAGCAGCGTTCTCGCGTCGAGAAGTGCCAACAACTAGCACCTGTCTCGCCCATTCAATTCCCCATATCGCCGCCACCGCTCTCACTGGAATCATCGGGTTCGGTCACCTGCGCTACTAACAAGCCTAACAGCTTCCCTTTTCCGCCACCCTCGATCCTCGATCTAAGAATCTCGCCTACTTCCACGCCGGAGCTACAG TGTCAGGGAGCTGGAAAGGTAGCATGGCAGGGATGCAACAGATCATCCCCTCTTCCTTTATTCCCTAATTTACCACACGGCTGTCGCGGCGGCGATGGATACAAAACGAAACAATGCGAGGCTCATCGAAGGTGGATGAAGAGGAACAGG ATACGAGATGCCAGTTATTGTTATGGCAGTAGCGgagaggacgacgacgacgacataaGCGGTAGCGTAAATCGTCGTAGAGCCGAAGTGAATGCAGCTGTGAACACCGTACTTTATGCCGGGCTTGGTGCCACGGCTCTTGGCCTAGTGATTTCGTTCGTTGGGACCGGTGAGAAAGGATTTCTCAGTCCCGAGCTGAAATTAATCGGACCATCGTTACTGTGCGCTGGCCTACTTTGCTGCCTATTTCGTGTACTGCTTTGTCTATGCCTGTGCCGCTGCGGCGAATGCCGTTGGTGCCTTTGTAAGCAGTCccgaaacaagaaagaaaaggaaaaacagaaGACGGAAACGCGTCCATCTGGTCCAATGCAGACAGCCTCGCTTCTTTCCCCAGTGCCACAGCAACCAGCCACACACTCGTCTTGCCAAGTGTCATCGTCGGCGAAGGGACATGAACTCTTACTCTCTCCTGCCCAATTACCtgaatga
- the LOC124431484 gene encoding nuclear transcription factor Y subunit B-4: MENSGESGDDGGPLGPTTFLGGSGVSASYIGVQSDDLEENTDDSNHGGGDPLQSSGGGSGSGPLREQDRFLPIANVAKIMKRAIPEAGKIAKDARECVQECVSEFISFITSEASDRCHMEKRKTINGEDILFAMTTLGFDNYVEPLKVYLQKYREATKGDNPSGTGTTTGNGKAESQGTIYEDQLFAIATDSNATTSDTPVIYSYSSTDQMQFQLS; the protein is encoded by the exons atggaAAATAGTGGTGAAAGTGGCGATGACGGTGGACCTTTAGGCCCTACAACCTTTTTAGGAGGAAGCGGTGTTTCGGCTTCCTACATAGGTGTACAGTCGGACGACTTGGAAG AAAATACAGATGATTCCAATCACGGGGGTGGAGATCCTTTACAAAGCAGCGGAGGTGGAAGCGGTAGTGGTCCTCTACGAGAGCAGGATCGTTTTCTTCCAATAGCTAATGTTGCTAAAATTATGAAACGGGCTATACCGGAAGCAGGAAAAATAGCTAAAGATGCGCGCGAATGCGTTCAAGAATGCGTTTCCGAGTTTATATCCTTTATCACGTCCGAGGCCAGTGACCGATGTCACATGGAAAAACGTAAAACCATAAATGGggaagatatattatttgccATGACAACTCTTGGCTTCGATAATTATGTAGAACCATTGAAAGTTTATCTACAAAAGTACAGAGAAGCTACCAAAGGGGACAATCCTTCGGGGACAGGAACGACAACGGGTAATGGGAAAGCAGAATCTCAGGGTACCATATATGAGGATCAATTGTTTGCTATTGCAACAGATTCCAATGCTACTACCTCCGATACACCTGTTATCTACAGCTACTCATCTACCGATCAGATGCAGTTCCAACTTTCTTGA